The nucleotide sequence GGGCCCGCCGGGACGAAGCCGCCGTTCAGGGCGTGCACACTGTGGTCGAGTTCGGCCGTGGTCGCGGCGAGCCGGGGCACGACCTCGCGGGCGGCGAACTCCAGGATCGCGGCGACCTGTTCGCCGTGCTCGGTGGGGACGGCGGCCGGGTCCCAGCCCGCGTCCTCCATCGCCTGCACCAGCGTGCGGGCCTTCTCCTCGGCCTCGTCGGCGGTCGTGCGGGTCGCGGCGGACTCGTCGAGGCCGAGGGCCTCGCGCAGGCCGGGCAGGGCCGTGGTGCCGCCCCAGATCTGGCGGGCACGGAGGACGGCGAGGACCAGGTTGACGTGGTCGGCGCCGGTGGGCGGGTTGCCGAGGACGTGCAGACCGTCGCGGATCTGGGCGTCCTTGACCTCGCACAGCCAGCCGTCGACGTGCAGCAGGAAGTCGTCGAAGCCGTCGTCCTCCGGGCGGTCGTTCAGGCCGAGGTCGTGGTCGAGCCTGGCGGCCTGGATGAGGGTCCAGATCTGGGCGCGGATCGCCGGGAGCTTCGCCGGGTCCATGGAGGAGATCTGCGCGTACTCGTCGAGGAGTTGCTCAAGACGCGCGATGTCGCCGTACGAGTCGGCGCGGGCCATCGGCGGGACCAGGTGGTCGACGAGGGTGGCGTGGACGCGGCGCTTGGCCTGGGTGCCCTCGCCCGGGTCGTTGACGAGGAAGGGGTAGACGAGGGGGAGGTCGCCGAGGGCTGCGTCGGGGCCGCAGGCGGCGGACAGGCCCGCGTTCTTGCCGGGCAGCCACTCCAGGTTGCCGTGCTTGCCGAGGTGGATCATCGCGTCGGCGCCGAAGCCGCCGTCGTCGGCACGGGCCGCGATCCAGCGGTAGGCGGCCAGGTAGTGGTGGGAGGGCGGGAGGTCCGGGTCGTGGTAGATCGCGATCGGGTTCTCGCCGAAACCGCGCGGCGGCTGGATGAGGATCAGCAGATTGCCGAAGCGGAGGGCCGCGAGGACGATGTCGCCCTCCGGGTTGGCGCTGCGGTCGACGAACATCTCACCGGGCGCCGGGCCCCAGTGTTCCTCGACGGCGGTGCGCAGTTCCGCAGGGAGCGTGGCGTACCAGCGGCGGTAGTCGGCCGCGGGGATACGGACCGGGTTGCGGGCCAGTTGCTCCTCGGTGAGCCAGTCCTGGTCGTGGCCGCCGGCCTCGATGAGCGCGCGGATCAGTTCGTCGCCGTCGCCGGAGGCCAGCCCGGGGACGTCGGCGCCCCCGAAGTCGTAGCCCTCTTCGCGCAGTCGGCGCAGGAGGGCGACCGCGCTGGCGGGGGTGTCCAGGCCGACCGCGTTGCCGATGCGGGAGTGCTTGGTCGGGTAGGCGGACAGGACGAGCGCGAGACGCTTGTCGGCGTTGGCGATGTGCCGAAGTCGCGCGTGGCGTACGGCGATTCCGGCGACGCGGGCGGCGCGCTCGGGGTCGGCGACGTAGGCCGGGAGGCCGTCCTCGTCGATCTCCTTGAAGGAGAACGGGACGGTGATCAGACGGCCGTCGAACTCGGGGACGGCGATCTGGCTGGCCGCGTCGAGCGGGGAGACACCCTCGTCGCTCTCCGCCCAGGCGGCGCGCGAGCCGGTCAGGCACAGGGCCTGCAGGATCGGCACGTCGAGACCGGTCAGGGCGCCCGCGTCCCAGGACTCGTCGTCGCCGCCGGCCGACGCCTCGGCGGGCTTGGTGCCGCCCGCCGCGAGGACGGTGGTGACGATGGCGTCGGCGGCCCGCAGTTCCTCGATCAGCTCGGGCTCGGGGGCGCGCAGGGACGCCACGTACAGCGGCAGCGCGCGGGCGCCCGTGTCCTCGATCGCCTCGCACAGGGCGCCCACGAACGCGGTGTTGCCGCTCATGTGGTGGGCCCGGTAGTAGAGCACGGCGACGGTCGGGCCGTCGGTGCCCTCTCGTGGGGTGCGCTCCAGCGGGCCCCAGGACGGAGCCGGCGCGGGGGCGTCGAAGCCGTGCCCGGTGAGCAGGACGGTGTCGGAGAGGAAGCGGGCGAGCTGCTCCAGGTTGGCGGGGCCGCCGTGGGCGAGGTAGGCGTGCGCCTCGGCGGCGATGCCGACGGGGACCGTGGAGGCGGCCATCAGCTGGGCGTCGGGGGCCTGTTCACCGGTGAGGACGACGACCGGGCGGCCGTCGGCGAGCAGCAGGTCGAGGCCGTCCTGCCAGGCTCGGATACCGCCGAGGAGGCGGACGACGACCAGGCCGGCGCCGTCGAGGAGGGCCGGCAGGTCGTCCAGCGCGAGGCGGGAGGGGTTGGCGAAGCGGTACGGGACCGGGCCGTCGGCCGCGCGGGCGCTGAGCAGGTCGGTGTCGGACGTCGACAGGAGCAGGATGTGGGGCTGCGTCGAGCGCTCCCCGGACGATGGCTGCATGCGGCTGCTGGCCTTCCTCGGGGTCCGCGCCCCGGGCGGTGTCGGATCGGAGTCTCCCCTGCTCGGGCGGGACCGAGGGGTACGGGGAAGGGAGTTCCTGACTCGCCCGCCCCTCCTGGGACGGACTCACAGTGGCGGGACCGCGCCGGACTCACACCGGCTTCCTCCCCTGATCGCCATGGTGGCGTCGGCGGACCGGATGATCCACCAAGCAGCATAGTAAGGGTCGCCTCAAAAGGGCGGAGGATACGTCCGTTGTGCCGGTGGGTATGCTCGCCGCCATGTCCACGCCTCCCGTCCGTTCATCGTCCCAGGCCACAGCGGTCACACGGGACCGTGGCGACGCCTGCCCGGGGACGTTGCGGCTGCACGCGGCGGACGACGGGGCGCTGGCCCGGGTCCGGGTGCCCGGTGGTGTGCTGACCGTCCGCCAGGCCGAGGCGCTCGCGGACGCGGCGCGGCGGCTCGGCGATGGTGATCTTCACCTCACCTCGCGCGGCAATGTGCAGCTGCGGGGACTCGCCGACGGCTGCGGGGGCGAGCTGGCCGAGTCGCTGGACGCGGCCGGGCTGCTTCCCTCCGCCGGGCACGAGCGGGTGCGCAACATCGTGGCCTCGCCCCTGTCCGGGCTCGACGGGCGGGGCCTGCGGGACGTACGGCCCTGGCTGTCGGCGCTCGACGCGGGGCTGTGCGCGAGCGACGCGGCGCGGGAGTTGTCGGGCCGGTTCCTGTTCGCGCTCGACGACGGGCGCGGGGACGTGGCCGGGCTCGACGCCGATGTGACCGTGCGGGCGGCCGAGGACGGCGGTGCGCTGCTGGCCCTCGGAACGGCCGACGAGGCCCTGTCCGTGCCCGCCGAGAAGGCGCCCCGTGCCGCGCTGGCCGCCGCCGAGACCTTCTTGGCGGCGGCGCGGGAGAGCGGATCCCGGGTCTGGCGTGTGACCGAACTCCCACTCCAGGACGGGCTGCTCCGCCAGGTACACGGCCGTCTGGCCGCCGACGGCATCGACGCCGTGCGCCGGTCCCGGACCGGAACCGGGACGACCGGGGCCGGGGGCCCGCTTCCTGGCACGGTCGGCGACGCCCTCTGCGTACACGCACCCCTCGGGCGCCTCACCGCCCTCCAGTGGCGGGAGTTGACGCACCTCGCGTCCACGACCCCGTGCGGTGAACTGCGACTGACACCCTGGCGCGGAGTCGTCGTCCCCACGCCGGGCATGCGCGAGGAACAGGCGTCCGAAGCGCTCGCACGGCTCTCCGTGACCGGTCTCGTCACCGATCCCGCCTCCCCGTGGCTCCGCGTCGGCGCCTGCGTCGGGCGGCCCGGATGCGCCAAGTCCCTTGCGGACGTGCGGGCGGACGCGACCGCGAGCCTCGACGCGGCCGGGCACGGCGTCCTCCCCGTGTACTGGTCCGGCTGCGAACGCCGCTGCGGGCACCCCAGGGGCGAACGGATCGACGTGGTGGCCGTGCCGGACGGCGGCTACCGGCTCTCCCGCACCGCCCCCGGGCAGGAACCGCGCACCACGTCCATGGCCGACCCCGGCCGACTCGCCACCGCCCTGGCGGCGATCACCCCATGACCCGCACGAACACACCCGCACCGACGACACCCGTATGACGACCGAGAGCAGCGAGAAGACCACCGTGACCACGTACGAGTACGAGAAGGACGGCCCGGCGATCTACCGCCAGTCCTTCGCCACCATCCGCGCGGAGGCGGACCTCGCGGCCCTGCCCGCCGATGTCAGCCAGGTCGCGGTCCGGATGATCCACGCCTGCGGAATGGTCGACCTCGTACGGGACTTGGCGTACACGCCCGACGTGGTGGCCCGTGCCCGTGCGGCCCTGCGCGCCGGGGCGCCCATCTTCACCGACGTCCGGATGGTCGCCAGTGGAGTGACCCGCAAGCGGCTGCCCGCCGACAACGACGTGCTGTGCACGCTCTCCGACCCGGCCGTCCCCGCGCTGGCGGCGAAGCTGGGCACCACGCGCAGCGCCGCCGCGCTGGAGCTGTGGCGGGACCGGCTGGAGGGGTCGGTCGTGGCCGTCGGCAACGCGCCCACCGCGCTCTTCCGGCTCCTGGAGATGATCGAGGAGGGCGCGCCCCGGCCCGCCGCCGTCATCGGCGTGCCGGTCGGGTTCGTCGGCGCCGCCGAGTCCAAGGAGGCGCTCGCCGCGCACCCGTCGGGCCTGGAGCACATCGTCGTACGCGGCCGTCGTGGCGGGAGCGCCATGGCCGCCGCCGCGCTCAACGCGATCGCGAGTGAGGAAGAGTGAAAGGCAAGCTGTACGGGGTGGGGCTCGGCCCCGGTGACCCGTCCCTGATGACCGTCCGGGCCGTCGAGGTGATCTCCGAGGCGGATGTGATCGCGTATCACAGCGCCCGCCACGGCCGTTCCATCGCCCGCTCGATCGCGGAGAAGCACCTGCGTGCCGACCACATCGAGGAGCGGCTGGTCTATCCGTTGACGACGGAGACCACCGACCATCCGGGCGGCTACAAGGGCGCGATGGAGGAGTTCTACGCGGAGGCGTCGGCGCGGCTGGCCGCCCATCTCGACGCGGGGCGCACTGTCGCGGTCCTCGCGGAGGGCGACCCGCTCTTCTACGGCTCCTACATGCACATGCACAAGCGGCTCGTGGACCGCTACGACACCGAGGTCGTCCCCGGAGTCACGTCCGTGTCCGCCGCCGCCGCGCGTCTGGGGACGCCGCTCGTCGAGGGCGAGGAGGTGCTGACGATCCTGCCGGGCACCCTCCCCGAGGAGGAACTGACCGCACGGCTCGCCGCGACGGACGTGGCCGTGGTGATGAAGCTGGGGCGGACCTTCACCAAGGTC is from Streptomyces sp. NBC_01314 and encodes:
- the cobG gene encoding precorrin-3B synthase; this translates as MLAAMSTPPVRSSSQATAVTRDRGDACPGTLRLHAADDGALARVRVPGGVLTVRQAEALADAARRLGDGDLHLTSRGNVQLRGLADGCGGELAESLDAAGLLPSAGHERVRNIVASPLSGLDGRGLRDVRPWLSALDAGLCASDAARELSGRFLFALDDGRGDVAGLDADVTVRAAEDGGALLALGTADEALSVPAEKAPRAALAAAETFLAAARESGSRVWRVTELPLQDGLLRQVHGRLAADGIDAVRRSRTGTGTTGAGGPLPGTVGDALCVHAPLGRLTALQWRELTHLASTTPCGELRLTPWRGVVVPTPGMREEQASEALARLSVTGLVTDPASPWLRVGACVGRPGCAKSLADVRADATASLDAAGHGVLPVYWSGCERRCGHPRGERIDVVAVPDGGYRLSRTAPGQEPRTTSMADPGRLATALAAITP
- a CDS encoding precorrin-8X methylmutase, whose protein sequence is MTTESSEKTTVTTYEYEKDGPAIYRQSFATIRAEADLAALPADVSQVAVRMIHACGMVDLVRDLAYTPDVVARARAALRAGAPIFTDVRMVASGVTRKRLPADNDVLCTLSDPAVPALAAKLGTTRSAAALELWRDRLEGSVVAVGNAPTALFRLLEMIEEGAPRPAAVIGVPVGFVGAAESKEALAAHPSGLEHIVVRGRRGGSAMAAAALNAIASEEE
- the cobN gene encoding cobaltochelatase subunit CobN codes for the protein MQPSSGERSTQPHILLLSTSDTDLLSARAADGPVPYRFANPSRLALDDLPALLDGAGLVVVRLLGGIRAWQDGLDLLLADGRPVVVLTGEQAPDAQLMAASTVPVGIAAEAHAYLAHGGPANLEQLARFLSDTVLLTGHGFDAPAPAPSWGPLERTPREGTDGPTVAVLYYRAHHMSGNTAFVGALCEAIEDTGARALPLYVASLRAPEPELIEELRAADAIVTTVLAAGGTKPAEASAGGDDESWDAGALTGLDVPILQALCLTGSRAAWAESDEGVSPLDAASQIAVPEFDGRLITVPFSFKEIDEDGLPAYVADPERAARVAGIAVRHARLRHIANADKRLALVLSAYPTKHSRIGNAVGLDTPASAVALLRRLREEGYDFGGADVPGLASGDGDELIRALIEAGGHDQDWLTEEQLARNPVRIPAADYRRWYATLPAELRTAVEEHWGPAPGEMFVDRSANPEGDIVLAALRFGNLLILIQPPRGFGENPIAIYHDPDLPPSHHYLAAYRWIAARADDGGFGADAMIHLGKHGNLEWLPGKNAGLSAACGPDAALGDLPLVYPFLVNDPGEGTQAKRRVHATLVDHLVPPMARADSYGDIARLEQLLDEYAQISSMDPAKLPAIRAQIWTLIQAARLDHDLGLNDRPEDDGFDDFLLHVDGWLCEVKDAQIRDGLHVLGNPPTGADHVNLVLAVLRARQIWGGTTALPGLREALGLDESAATRTTADEAEEKARTLVQAMEDAGWDPAAVPTEHGEQVAAILEFAAREVVPRLAATTAELDHSVHALNGGFVPAGPSGSPLRGLVNVLPTGRNFYSVDPKAVPSRLAWETGQALADSLLERYRADNGEWPTSVGLSLWGTSAMRTAGDDVAEALALLGVRPVWDDASRRVTGLEAIPQEELGRPRIDVTLRISGFFRDAFPHTIGLLDDAVRLAASLDEPAGTNHVRAHVQADLASHGDERRATTRIFGSRPGTYGAGLLQLIDSRDWRTDADLAEVYTVWGGYAYGRELDGRPAREEMETAYKRIEVAAKNTDTREHDIADSDDYFQYHGGMVATVRALRGTAPEAYIGDSTRPETVRTRTLVEETSRVFRARVVNPKWIEAMRRHGYKGAFELAATVDYLFGYDATTGVIADWMYDKLTETYVLDETNREFLQRANPWALHGIAERLLEAESRGMWEKPDPAVLEGLRRVYLEAEGDLEGGED